The genome window GTTTGCACTTGTATTAGTAACATCCTGAAGAAGTCCTGGGGTGTATGACTTACATGAGTTCGAGTCTCTATCCCATCCGCAGTAAGGATCCCGAGCACACTGCAAGCAATTGCTGTAACGGTGATGACACATAACCAGTTCTATCTGACGCACTATATTATCTGATGCAGCATACAAAGATTTGTATTCCTTAGATAAGTGTAGTGCTTGGACTGGTTCAGGTGGTGTGACATCAAAAATATCAACTAGTAGTGACTGAGGCAGCCCACCACTGTCATACCATTGGACAACTTTATATACCTGACCAGTACTTGTCCCGGCATAGTACACAATATATTCCATGTTCTTACCCACCAAGTTAACTTTCAATTTATCCACTACTAGCTGCGTAAACAAGACATCTCTCTTATAAAATACTGGTTTTCCACCTTCATGAGATACTGCTCCATCCATTAATGGATGGGAACGTATAAAATTAAGAACCGTATCTGGGAGCAATTCAGTATCATTGACACATTCTCCTGGACGTGGATCTGGGACTCTACTAGGTAGAACAGGCAACCAGGCTGAGCTGCTAGTAGCTTGCTCCTTGAACTTTCCACTGAACACTTCTTGTATGTCTTTCAAAGTGAAAGAACAAATAGCTGAGCCAGTAAGTCCTGTTACCGAAGTACTGAACACTCCAAAAAACTTATCTGTGTTAGGCATCTTGTAAACACCTTGTATCTCATTAAAATAGAATGGAAATTCCCCTGGAATAGAACAGTTTAGACGTGCTTTAAGAAATGTTGCCCAATTTTGGCTGAGAATATTCTTTCCACCAACATCCTTCTTGCATACACGGGCAACACGTGAGTAAACACTTTTACCACAGTTTATGTACTCCACTGCAGTCTCTCTAAAAAAGAAAAGCACATATTCACCTACATCAAATGAACCCACAAAATTTGGATTATCAAGCCACTTTGAGTCATATTTCAGAGTACGCTTGAAAGAATATTCCCGTCGACCTGTTGTGAGATTATAGAGGTCAGTGCGAAAAATAACTGTATCTGCCTTAGTAAACTCTGCATTTGTACCACTGTACAAACCAGGCAAATCACCTGGATTCCCATTCTCTACCCAAACTGCAGTTGAGCTGTCTTCAGGATCGAAAGGACATTTCGCAATACCTACACCAATACCTGGAACATACTCATGTCTCTGTAGATGTGTCAAATTTGAATACACAACCCAATCCTTTGGGCTATGAGCATTTGTCCCACAAATATACAAACGACTTCCATCACCCATTGGCTGAATTACACGAATATGGTTCTTGCAATCAAAGTCTGCTGACTTCCCTTTGGAAACACAATTTGCAATATTTGTTGGTTCAAGAGTCAATGAATCTCTTTCACAATCTGACAAACTTATATTGGTCAAGTTcagtttgtaaactttgtcaagtgCACCCACATAAAGTGACTCTCGTTTTTCATCCAAATGAAATGTGCGGTAATATTTGTGTCCACAAGAGAACTCGTGGATCAGATCTTGATGCAGCTGTTCAACAGAGCCAACCAGATGGACTGATGCAGCGACCAGCAATAGGTTCCACAATTTGGCAGCCATGTTCTACATCAACTGTTTCTTTATCTGCCCCGTTCAGCTGCTCCATCATGAAAAGAATAAACAGTGTCCTCTCAAAATCTTTTAGGTGTGGGATGCATATTATCAATACTAATATGTTTGTTAGAAGCAAAATTACTTGtactacaacatttacaaagtgcTTCATGCATAAGTTTGGCTGGTGCTGCTTAAAAAATTTTGGCCTATTATACATTGTACTTTTAACAGCACAAAAATTGGCAGGTGGAAATCACCATCAATAATTAATGCTATGGACAGTtcgaagaaataatattatttaaataCTATGGAAAAACAATACTGATATTTTATACATCTTTATGCCAATGCAGTGTGTCTTCTTAGCTACAAGCACACAACAGCAGTAACTTACGAGGTGGGCACGTAGTGAGGGGTTGGAGGTAATCATTCTAATTAAATGTTCAATGTCTATTGTCTACACCCCAGGTCACCCATGCAAGAGTGTATGGAGGTTTTGACTGCAAGAGACAATGAAGACATCCCCAACTCATCCAGTAATTTTGTGAGTTTTATGTCAATACACagatgtgtgcccccccccccccccccacatcagtAAATGCGACAATGTTTTGGCCAGGGTCCAAAGACTGCACACAATGAGAGCAAAC of Schistocerca serialis cubense isolate TAMUIC-IGC-003099 chromosome 2, iqSchSeri2.2, whole genome shotgun sequence contains these proteins:
- the LOC126457484 gene encoding semaphorin-2A, yielding MAAKLWNLLLVAASVHLVGSVEQLHQDLIHEFSCGHKYYRTFHLDEKRESLYVGALDKVYKLNLTNISLSDCERDSLTLEPTNIANCVSKGKSADFDCKNHIRVIQPMGDGSRLYICGTNAHSPKDWVVYSNLTHLQRHEYVPGIGVGIAKCPFDPEDSSTAVWVENGNPGDLPGLYSGTNAEFTKADTVIFRTDLYNLTTGRREYSFKRTLKYDSKWLDNPNFVGSFDVGEYVLFFFRETAVEYINCGKSVYSRVARVCKKDVGGKNILSQNWATFLKARLNCSIPGEFPFYFNEIQGVYKMPNTDKFFGVFSTSVTGLTGSAICSFTLKDIQEVFSGKFKEQATSSSAWLPVLPSRVPDPRPGECVNDTELLPDTVLNFIRSHPLMDGAVSHEGGKPVFYKRDVLFTQLVVDKLKVNLVGKNMEYIVYYAGTSTGQVYKVVQWYDSGGLPQSLLVDIFDVTPPEPVQALHLSKEYKSLYAASDNIVRQIELVMCHHRYSNCLQCARDPYCGWDRDSNSCKSYTPGLLQDVTNTSANLCEHSVMKKKLIVTWGQSIHLGCFLKVPEVLSSQTISWVHYTKDKGRYPIVYRPDKYIETSEHGLVLISVTDSDSGRYDCWLGGSLLCSYNITVDAHRCSAPGRSNDYQKIYSDWCHEFERSKIAMKTWERKQAQCSTKQNNSNQKTHPNDIFHSNPVA